The DNA window GGTGCCGCTTGGCGTGATCGCGGCGTGGAAACACGGCACCTGGATCGACCGCTTCGTGATGGGATTGTCGGTGCTTGGCTTCTCGGTTCCGGTGTTCGTAATCGGCTATGTGCTGATCCAGGTCTTCGCCATCGATCTGCGCTGGCTGCCGGTGCAGGGTTTTAAGAGCATCACCGCGGGCCTCGGGCCGTTTCTCGAGCGCATCATCCTGCCGACCATTACGCTGTCCTTCATCTATATCGCGTTGATCGCGCGCATGACCCGCGCGGCGATGCTGGACGTGCTCGGCGAGGACTATGTCCGCACCGCACGCGCCAAGGGCATCAGCGAGACCGCCGTGCTGCTGCGCCACGCGCTGCGCAACGCCGCCGTGCCCGTGATCACCGTGATCGGTTCCGGCTTTGCGCTGCTGATATCGGGCGTCGTCGTCACCGAGAGCGTGTTCAACCTGCCCGGCATCGGACGCCTCACGGTCGATGCCGTGCTGGCGCGCGATTATCCGGTCATTCAGGCGATGATCCTTCTGACCTCGGGCATCTATGTCGCGGTCAATCTCCTGATCGACGTCGCCTACACCCTGCTCGATCCCAGAATTCGCTACTGAGGTCCGAATGGCGATCGAAACCCTTCCCGAATCGTCGATCCCGATCACCACGCCGTTCCGGCCGGGGCTCGGATTTCTCACGGCGACGCCGATCATCGCCGCCGCCACCATCTGTCTCGCGCTGGTAATCCTGTCCGCGATCCTGGCGCCATGGCTGTCGCCGCACGATCCCTTGCTGCTGGCACCGGCCCAGCGGCTGAAGCCCGCCAGCGCCGAGTTCCTGCTCGGCACCGACGGCTATGGCCGCGACGTGCTGTCGCGCATTCTCTATGGCGGACGGATCTCGCTGCTGATCGGCGTTGGCGCCGCCGTCTTCAGCATCGGCATCGGCCTTGTGATCGGGCTCGTCTCCGGTTTCTTCAAATGGATCGACGCCATCATGATGCGGGTGATGGACGGGCTGATGGCGATCCCGAGCATCCTGCTCGCCATTGCCGTGGTCTCGCTGTCGGGCGCGAGCGTGTCGACGGTGCTGGTCGCGATCACCATCCCGGAAATTCCGCGCGTGGCGCGGCTGGTGCGCGCGGTGGTGCTCTCCGCGCGCGAGGAACCCTATGTCGAGGCCGCGATCTCGGTCGGCTCCAGCCTGCCGAAGATCATGTGGCGGCATTTGATGCCGAACACGATTGCGCCCCTGATCGTGCAAGGCACCTATGTCTGCGCCTCAGCCATTCTCACCGAAGCGATCCTGTCGTTTTTGGGCGCCGGCATCAGCCCGGAGACGCCGACCTGGGGCAACATCATGGCCGAGGGCCGCGCTTATTTTCAGGTCAAGCCGTCGCTGATCTTCTGGCCGGGATTGCTGCTCTCGATCACGATTCTCAGCGTCAACCTGATCGGCGATGCCGCGCGCGATGCGCTCGATCCCCGCATGAAACAGCGGGAGGGCGGGAAGTGATGGCACAACGTCGTTGCGAGGAGCGAAGCGACTCAGAGGCCGTCATTCCGGGGCGATGCCGACGGGTCCGGCCTACGGCCGGCCCGATGGCATCGAACCCGGAATCCAAGGATTCCCCGATGTGCAATGCACATCTGAGGTCTGGTGCTAACGCACCATCCCGGAATGACGGCGGAAATCAACGATGACCAATATCGTTCTCGATATCGACAACCTCGTCGTCAGCCTCGGCAAGAACCCGCGCAACGAACGCATCATCGACGGCGTCTCCCTGCAGGTTCACGAAGGCGAGACGCTGTGCCTGGTCGGCGAAAGCGGATCGGGGAAATCCGTGACATCGCTGACGGTGATGGGTCTGTTGCAAAAGGGCTCGCTGGTACCGACCGGCGGCAGCGTCAAACTGGTCGGCGAAGAACTTCTCACCGCCAGCGACCGCCGGCTGCGGCAGTTGCGCGCCACCACCATGGCGATGATTTTTCAGGAGCCGATGACGGCGCTCAATCCGGTGGTGCCGGTCGGGCGCCAGATCGACGAGGTGCTTCGCGTCCATACCGACCTCGACGCCCGCGCCCGGCGCAAGCGTATCCTGGCGATGATGGAGCAGGTCCGGCTGCCGGAAGTCGAACGCATTTTTGCCTCCTATCCGCACCGACTTTCGGGCGGCCAGCGCCAGCGCATCATGATCGCGATGGCGCTGGTGCTGGAGCCGAAACTGCTGATCGCGGACGAGCCGACCACGGCACTCGATGTCACCACGCAAAAGCAGATTTTGACGCTGATCCGCGACCTGCAGAGGGATCACGGCACCGCCGTGCTCTTCATCACCCATGACATGGGCGTGGTCGCGGAGATCGCCGACCGCGTCGCTGTCATGCGCCACGGCCAGCTGGTCGAGACCGGCGCGCTCGACACCATCCTGCGTGCGCCCGCCATGGAGTACACCCGCAACCTGCTCTCGGCGGTGCCGAGCCTGGTGCCGCGGGCGCCGCGACCCGAATCCACCGAACCGGTGGTGCTGGAGGCCAACGACCTCGGCAAGGTCTATCGCGAGCGCTCGTTCTTCGGTGGCGTCCGCGAAGTGGCGGCGGCGCAAGATGTGACGCTGACGCTGCGCAAGGGCCGCACGCTCGGCATTGTCGGCGAAAGCGGCTCCGGTAAATCGACGGTGGCGCGCTGCATCGTGCGGCTGATCGATCCGACCTCCGGCGGCATCCGCCTTGCCGGGCGAGAAATCTCCGAACTGTCGCGCCGGCTGCTGCAACCGCACCGCAAGCGCATCCAGATCATTTTCCAGGACCCCTATCGCTCGCTCAATCCGCGCATATCCGTCGGCGAAACCATCGCTGAAGGCCCGATCAATTACGGCATGCCGCATCGCGACGCGATGGCGAAGGCGCGTGAACTGCTCGAACTGGTCGATCTGCCGGTCGATGCGATCTCGCGCTATCCGCACCAATTCTCCGGCGGCCAGCGCCAGCGTATCGCCATCGCGCGGGCGCTGGCGCTCGATCCCGACGTACTGGTGGCGGATGAGGCGGTCTCGGCGCTCGACGTCTCCGTGCAGGCGCAGGTGCTCGAACTGCTCGACGAAATCCAGACCCGGCTCGGCATCGCGCTGTTGTTCATTACCCACGACCTGCGCGTCGCCGCGCAAATCTGCGACGATGTCGCGGTCATGCAGCGCGGCCGCATCGTCGAACAAGGACCGGCGGCGCAGGTCCTGACAAATCCGCAACAGGCGTATACACGACAACTGCTTGACGCCGCGCCCGGACGGGGGTGGGATTTCGCGAATTTTGGGCCGGTCGAGGCGGCTGGTGCAGCAGCCATATAAGTCCGCCGTCATTCCGGGGCGATGCCAACGGGTCCGGCCTGCGGCCGGCCCGATGACAGGCTCCGCATCGAACCCGGAATCCAAGGATTCCCCGATGTGCAATTGCACATCTGAGGTCTGGTCCTTCGGACCATCCCGGAATGACCGAGTGCTGGATTGCTTAGCGTCGCTCGCAATGACCGCTTCGCTATGGCAACTCCGTTTGGACGCCCACGCGGCATGCAAAACTGGATTGCTTCGTCGCTTGCGCTCCTCGTAACGACGAGTCTAACGTCCCGCCCATGAACCATCGCCTGAGACAGAATTGATGACCCGCATCGCCGTTGGCGGCTTCCTGCACGAAACCAATACCTTTGCCCCGACGAAGGCGACTTATGACGATTTCGTGCATGGCGGCGGCTGGCCGGCGATGGCTGAAGGCACCAACGTGCTCAAGGTGATGCGCCACATCAATGTCGGGTTGGCGGGATTTGTCGAAGCGGCGGAAGCCAATGGCTGGGAGATGGTGCCGACGATTTCCTGCGCCGCCAGCCCCTCGGCGCATGTGACCCGGGATGCCTTTGAACGTATCGTCAAGGTGATGGTCGACGGCATCAAGGCGGCAGGACCGCTCGATGCCGTCTATCTCGACCTGCACGGCGCCATGGTCACCGAACATCTCGACGACGGCGAAGGTGAAATCCTCGCGCGGGTGCGAAAAGTCATCGGCAAGGATCTGCCGCTGGTGGTCAGCCTCGACCTGCACGCCAACGTGACGCCGCAAATGGTGGAGCATGCGGACGCGCTGATCGCCTATCGTACCTATCCGCATATCGATATGGCCGATACCGGCCGCGCCGCTGCAAAGCATCTAGCGCTGCTGCTGCGCGGCCAGCAAAAATTCGCGAAGGCATTCCGGCAATTACCGTTCCTGATCCCGATCAGCTGGCAATGCACCAACGACCAGCCCACCAAGGGGATTTACCAGAAGCTGGCGGCGCTGCAGAGCGAGGCGGTACCGACGCTGTCGTTCGCGCCCGGTTTTCCGGCGGCGGATTTTCCTCATTGCGGACCCAGCGTGTTCGCCTATGGCAGGACGCAAGCCGACGCCGACGCCGCGGCTGACGCAATGACGAAACTCATCATCGGTCACGAAGATGATTTCGACGGCCGCATCTACACGCCCGACGAGGGCGTGCGCTACGCCATGGAACTGGCGAAAACCGCCAGCAGGCCCATCGTTATCGCCGATACCCAGGACAATCCTGGCGCCGGCGGCGATTCCGACACCACCGGCATGCTGCGGGCGCTGGTCCGCAACAAGGCGCAGAGAACCGCGATCGGCGTGATCTATGATCCCGCCTCGGCGAGTTCAGCGCATGCCGCGGGCGTCGGCGCCACCG is part of the Bradyrhizobium erythrophlei genome and encodes:
- a CDS encoding ABC transporter permease, yielding MLGYLLRRVLAAIPVMGVVALFVFLLLRLTPGDPAAILAGDNATPERLERIRTSLGLNEPLYIQFVTWIGRLLHGDLGVSLISNVPVLKMIGQRVEPSISIAVSTIILSIVVAVPLGVIAAWKHGTWIDRFVMGLSVLGFSVPVFVIGYVLIQVFAIDLRWLPVQGFKSITAGLGPFLERIILPTITLSFIYIALIARMTRAAMLDVLGEDYVRTARAKGISETAVLLRHALRNAAVPVITVIGSGFALLISGVVVTESVFNLPGIGRLTVDAVLARDYPVIQAMILLTSGIYVAVNLLIDVAYTLLDPRIRY
- a CDS encoding ABC transporter permease, with the translated sequence MAIETLPESSIPITTPFRPGLGFLTATPIIAAATICLALVILSAILAPWLSPHDPLLLAPAQRLKPASAEFLLGTDGYGRDVLSRILYGGRISLLIGVGAAVFSIGIGLVIGLVSGFFKWIDAIMMRVMDGLMAIPSILLAIAVVSLSGASVSTVLVAITIPEIPRVARLVRAVVLSAREEPYVEAAISVGSSLPKIMWRHLMPNTIAPLIVQGTYVCASAILTEAILSFLGAGISPETPTWGNIMAEGRAYFQVKPSLIFWPGLLLSITILSVNLIGDAARDALDPRMKQREGGK
- a CDS encoding ABC transporter ATP-binding protein translates to MTNIVLDIDNLVVSLGKNPRNERIIDGVSLQVHEGETLCLVGESGSGKSVTSLTVMGLLQKGSLVPTGGSVKLVGEELLTASDRRLRQLRATTMAMIFQEPMTALNPVVPVGRQIDEVLRVHTDLDARARRKRILAMMEQVRLPEVERIFASYPHRLSGGQRQRIMIAMALVLEPKLLIADEPTTALDVTTQKQILTLIRDLQRDHGTAVLFITHDMGVVAEIADRVAVMRHGQLVETGALDTILRAPAMEYTRNLLSAVPSLVPRAPRPESTEPVVLEANDLGKVYRERSFFGGVREVAAAQDVTLTLRKGRTLGIVGESGSGKSTVARCIVRLIDPTSGGIRLAGREISELSRRLLQPHRKRIQIIFQDPYRSLNPRISVGETIAEGPINYGMPHRDAMAKARELLELVDLPVDAISRYPHQFSGGQRQRIAIARALALDPDVLVADEAVSALDVSVQAQVLELLDEIQTRLGIALLFITHDLRVAAQICDDVAVMQRGRIVEQGPAAQVLTNPQQAYTRQLLDAAPGRGWDFANFGPVEAAGAAAI
- a CDS encoding M81 family metallopeptidase is translated as MTRIAVGGFLHETNTFAPTKATYDDFVHGGGWPAMAEGTNVLKVMRHINVGLAGFVEAAEANGWEMVPTISCAASPSAHVTRDAFERIVKVMVDGIKAAGPLDAVYLDLHGAMVTEHLDDGEGEILARVRKVIGKDLPLVVSLDLHANVTPQMVEHADALIAYRTYPHIDMADTGRAAAKHLALLLRGQQKFAKAFRQLPFLIPISWQCTNDQPTKGIYQKLAALQSEAVPTLSFAPGFPAADFPHCGPSVFAYGRTQADADAAADAMTKLIIGHEDDFDGRIYTPDEGVRYAMELAKTASRPIVIADTQDNPGAGGDSDTTGMLRALVRNKAQRTAIGVIYDPASASSAHAAGVGATVTLALGGKSGIPGDAPYQETFVVEQLSDGKFVAPGPYYGGRDMDMGPSACLRIGDVRVVVSSHKAQLADQSMYRYVGIEPMEQSVLVNKSSVHFRADFEPIAEKLLICAAPGAMPADTAALPWTRLRPGMRLRPNGPAFAAATHLPSRSPAIG